A genomic segment from Leptospira kirschneri serovar Cynopteri str. 3522 CT encodes:
- a CDS encoding DUF1493 family protein, which yields MNLSNQEKIDILRISKKIFICIVRHTGKDLDKLSLKTCIVNDLGISGDDVDDLLQDINRYFQVDWSSLNFKEYFGGEGFSIVGFFIFLVRLIFNLMKTISRVLINFNFSHFRFFENNQKDFQIENLILAVYYGKWDNTLISYSIPIEKEIQNWQIQYWNRFKKRY from the coding sequence ATGAATTTAAGTAATCAAGAAAAAATTGATATTTTACGCATATCTAAAAAGATTTTTATATGTATCGTTAGGCATACTGGAAAAGATTTAGATAAACTTTCACTGAAAACTTGTATTGTCAATGATCTCGGAATATCCGGAGACGATGTGGATGATTTGTTACAGGATATAAACCGATATTTTCAAGTCGATTGGTCTTCTTTGAATTTTAAAGAATATTTTGGCGGAGAAGGATTTTCTATTGTAGGATTTTTTATTTTTTTAGTTCGTTTGATTTTTAATTTAATGAAAACAATTTCGAGGGTTTTGATAAACTTCAATTTTTCTCACTTTCGCTTTTTCGAAAATAATCAAAAAGACTTTCAAATAGAAAATCTGATTCTGGCCGTCTATTATGGAAAGTGGGATAATACGTTGATTTCGTATTCAATTCCGATCGAAAAAGAGATTCAAAATTGGCAGATTCAATATTGGAACCGATTTAAAAAAAGATACTGA
- a CDS encoding iron chaperone, whose amino-acid sequence MKSKKLNFKNIDEYINLFPEDVQDKLRKLRSTIRKAAPNAEEKISYQMPVFALNGNLVYFAAYKKHIGFYPTSSGIKKFQSELNEYKTSKGTVQFPMDQPLPLRLIAKIVKYRIKENTQTKKSKS is encoded by the coding sequence ATGAAATCAAAAAAATTAAACTTTAAGAATATAGATGAATACATAAATCTCTTTCCGGAAGATGTACAAGACAAATTAAGGAAACTACGTTCCACAATTAGGAAAGCGGCGCCTAACGCTGAAGAGAAAATTAGTTATCAAATGCCGGTCTTTGCTTTAAATGGTAACTTAGTTTATTTTGCAGCTTATAAAAAACATATTGGATTTTATCCTACTTCGAGTGGAATTAAGAAGTTTCAATCGGAATTGAATGAATATAAAACCTCTAAAGGAACGGTTCAATTTCCAATGGATCAACCTCTTCCTTTAAGATTAATTGCAAAAATTGTTAAATACCGCATAAAAGAAAATACACAAACTAAAAAAAGTAAGTCTTGA